A DNA window from Callospermophilus lateralis isolate mCalLat2 chromosome X, mCalLat2.hap1, whole genome shotgun sequence contains the following coding sequences:
- the Irak1 gene encoding interleukin-1 receptor-associated kinase 1 isoform X3 translates to MAGGPGPGEPAVPGAQHFLYEVPPWVMCRFYKVMDALEPADWCQFAALIVRDQTELRLCERSEQRTASVLWPWINRNARVADLVHILTHLQLLRARDIITSWHPSTPLPPPSTTVPMPSKNSETFKAEAWSPRKLHSSASTLPSPAFPGSQIHSGPELFPVPSPSTVQPPLLSPAPSSTKLIPKSTVSLLQGAHSSPFCWPLCEISQGTRNFSEELRIGEGGFGCVYQAVMRNTTYAVKRLKEESDLEWTVVKQSFLTEVKQLSRFRHPNIVDFAGYCAESGFYCLVYGFLPNGSLEDRLHFQAEACPPLSWTQRLDILLGTARAIQFLHQDSPSLIHGDIKSSNVLLDERLMPKLGDFGLARFSRFAGTNPGQSSAVARTHTVRGTLAYLPEEYIKTGRLAVDTDTFSFGVVYKRLEKLQEAVAGPTWEPEAVNPSPPSPQENSYVSTTGSVQSGGIPWQPLAMPSQAPAQAAQQLLKSPNQPVESDESVSSLSAALHSWHLSPSCPSGPAPLKEAGCTQGHTAGESSWGSGPGLRPTCMEGSPLGNSALSSSSSSEPPQIIINPARQKMVQKLALYEDGVLDSLQLLSSSSVPGLDLEHENRQGPEESDEFQS, encoded by the exons ATGGCTGGGGGGCCAGGCCCGGGGGAGCCCGCGGTTCCCGGCGCCCAGCACTTCTTGTATGAGGTTCCGCCCTGGGTCATGTGCCGATTCTACAAAGTGATGGACGCTCTGGAACCCGCTGACTGGTGCCAGTTCG CGGCCCTGATCGTACGCGACCAGACAGAGCTGCGGCTGTGCGAGCGCTCCGAGCAGCGCACCGCCAGCGTCCTGTGGCCCTGGATCAACCGCAACGCGCGCGTGGCCGACCTTGTGCACATCCTCACGCACCTGCAGCTGCTGCGCGCACGGGATATCATCACGTCTT GGCACCCTTCCACCCCTCTTCCACCCCCCAGCACCACTGTTCCGATGCCCAGCAAGAACTCTGAAACCTTTAAGGCCGAGGCCTGGAGCCCCCGGAAGTTGCATTCCTCAgcctccaccctcccctccccag CTTTTCCAGGCTCCCAGATTCATTCAGGTCCTGAGCTCTTCCCTGTTCCAAGCCCTTCTACTGTCCAGCCACCACTGCTGTCTCCAGCCCCTTCCTCTACCAAG CTAATTCCAAAGAGCACAGTGTCCCTACTGCAGGGGGCCCACTCCTCCCCATTCTGCTGGCCCCTCTGTGAGATTTCCCAGGGAACCCGCAACTTCTCTGAGGAGCTCAGGATTGGGGAGGGCGGCTTTGGGTGTGTGTACCAGGCAGTGATGAGGAATACGACTTATGCCGTGAAGAGGCTGAAAGAG GAGTCTGACCTAGAGTGGACTGTGGTGAAGCAGAGCTTCCTGACTGAGGTGAAACAGCTATCAAG GTTTCGTCACCCAAATATTGTGGACTTTGCTGGCTACTGTGCTGAGAGTGGCTTCTACTGCCTTGTCTACGGGTTCCTACCCAATGGCTCCCTAGAAGACCGTCTCCACTTCCAG GCTGAAGCCTGCCCTCCTCTCTCCTGGACTCAGCGACTAGACATCCTTCTGGGCACAGCCCGGGCCATTCAGTTTTTACATCAGGACAGCCCCAGCCTAATCCACGGAGACATCAAGAG TTCTAATGTCCTTCTGGATGAGAGACTGATGCCCAAGCTGGGAGACTTTGGCCTGGCCCGTTTCAGCCGCTTTGCAGGGACCAACCCTGGCCAGAGCAGTGCTGTGGCCCGGACACACACTGTGCGGGGCACCCTGGCTTACCTGCCTGAGGAATACATCAAGACGGGCCGGCTGGCCGTGGACACTGACACCTTCAGCTTTGGGGTG GTGTACAAGAGGCTGGAGAAGCTGCAGGAAGCAGTGGCAGGGCCTACTTGGGAACCAGAAGCTGTCAACCCTAGCCCTCCTTCCCCACAGGAGAACTCCTATGTGTCTACCACTGGCAGTGTCCAGAGTGGGGGTATCCCATGGCAGCCCCTGGCaatgccctcacaagccccagcCCAGGCTGCCCAGCAGCTCCTGAAAAGCCCCAACCAGCCTGTGGAGAGCGACGAGAGTGTATCCAGCCTCTCTGCTGCCCTGCACTCCTGGCACTTGTCCCCAAGCTGCCCCTCAGGCCCAGCACCCCTCAAAGAGGCTGGCTGTACTCAGGGGCACACCGCTGGAGAGTCAAGCTGGGGGAGTGGCCCAGGCCTTCGGCCCACATGCATGGAAG GATCACCCCTGGGCAACTCTGCCTTATCGTCGTCATCGTCGTCCGAGCCACCGCAGATCATCATCAACCCAGCCCGACAGAAAATGGTGCAGAAGCTGGCCCTGTATGAGGATGGGGTCCTGGACAGCCTGCAGCTGCTGTCATCAAGCTCTGTCCCAG
- the Irak1 gene encoding interleukin-1 receptor-associated kinase 1 isoform X2, translated as MAGGPGPGEPAVPGAQHFLYEVPPWVMCRFYKVMDALEPADWCQFAALIVRDQTELRLCERSEQRTASVLWPWINRNARVADLVHILTHLQLLRARDIITSWHPSTPLPPPSTTVPMPSKNSETFKAEAWSPRKLHSSASTLPSPAFPGSQIHSGPELFPVPSPSTVQPPLLSPAPSSTKESDLEWTVVKQSFLTEVKQLSRFRHPNIVDFAGYCAESGFYCLVYGFLPNGSLEDRLHFQAEACPPLSWTQRLDILLGTARAIQFLHQDSPSLIHGDIKSSNVLLDERLMPKLGDFGLARFSRFAGTNPGQSSAVARTHTVRGTLAYLPEEYIKTGRLAVDTDTFSFGVVVLETLAGQRAVRTHGARTKYLKDLIEDEAEEAGVALKSTQTTLQGGAATDTWAAPIAAQIYKKHLDPRPGPCLPQLGLALGQVACCCLHRRAKKRPPMTQVYKRLEKLQEAVAGPTWEPEAVNPSPPSPQENSYVSTTGSVQSGGIPWQPLAMPSQAPAQAAQQLLKSPNQPVESDESVSSLSAALHSWHLSPSCPSGPAPLKEAGCTQGHTAGESSWGSGPGLRPTCMEGSPLGNSALSSSSSSEPPQIIINPARQKMVQKLALYEDGVLDSLQLLSSSSVPGLDLEHENRQGPEESDEFQS; from the exons ATGGCTGGGGGGCCAGGCCCGGGGGAGCCCGCGGTTCCCGGCGCCCAGCACTTCTTGTATGAGGTTCCGCCCTGGGTCATGTGCCGATTCTACAAAGTGATGGACGCTCTGGAACCCGCTGACTGGTGCCAGTTCG CGGCCCTGATCGTACGCGACCAGACAGAGCTGCGGCTGTGCGAGCGCTCCGAGCAGCGCACCGCCAGCGTCCTGTGGCCCTGGATCAACCGCAACGCGCGCGTGGCCGACCTTGTGCACATCCTCACGCACCTGCAGCTGCTGCGCGCACGGGATATCATCACGTCTT GGCACCCTTCCACCCCTCTTCCACCCCCCAGCACCACTGTTCCGATGCCCAGCAAGAACTCTGAAACCTTTAAGGCCGAGGCCTGGAGCCCCCGGAAGTTGCATTCCTCAgcctccaccctcccctccccag CTTTTCCAGGCTCCCAGATTCATTCAGGTCCTGAGCTCTTCCCTGTTCCAAGCCCTTCTACTGTCCAGCCACCACTGCTGTCTCCAGCCCCTTCCTCTACCAAG GAGTCTGACCTAGAGTGGACTGTGGTGAAGCAGAGCTTCCTGACTGAGGTGAAACAGCTATCAAG GTTTCGTCACCCAAATATTGTGGACTTTGCTGGCTACTGTGCTGAGAGTGGCTTCTACTGCCTTGTCTACGGGTTCCTACCCAATGGCTCCCTAGAAGACCGTCTCCACTTCCAG GCTGAAGCCTGCCCTCCTCTCTCCTGGACTCAGCGACTAGACATCCTTCTGGGCACAGCCCGGGCCATTCAGTTTTTACATCAGGACAGCCCCAGCCTAATCCACGGAGACATCAAGAG TTCTAATGTCCTTCTGGATGAGAGACTGATGCCCAAGCTGGGAGACTTTGGCCTGGCCCGTTTCAGCCGCTTTGCAGGGACCAACCCTGGCCAGAGCAGTGCTGTGGCCCGGACACACACTGTGCGGGGCACCCTGGCTTACCTGCCTGAGGAATACATCAAGACGGGCCGGCTGGCCGTGGACACTGACACCTTCAGCTTTGGGGTG GTAGTGCTGGAGACCCTGGCTGGCCAGAGGGCTGTGAGGACACATGGAGCCAGGACCAAGTATCTG AAAGACCTGATTGAAGATGAGGCTGAAGAGGCCGGAGTGGCCCTGAAAAGCACCCAGACCACTCTCCAAGGAGGTGCAGCCACAGATACCTGGGCTGCTCCCATCGCTGCCCAGATTTATAAGAAGCACCTGGACCCCAGACCTGGGCCGTGCCTGCCCcagctgggcctggccctgggtcagGTGGCTTGCTGCTGCCTGCACCGGCGGGCCAAGAAGAGACCCCCCATGACCCAG GTGTACAAGAGGCTGGAGAAGCTGCAGGAAGCAGTGGCAGGGCCTACTTGGGAACCAGAAGCTGTCAACCCTAGCCCTCCTTCCCCACAGGAGAACTCCTATGTGTCTACCACTGGCAGTGTCCAGAGTGGGGGTATCCCATGGCAGCCCCTGGCaatgccctcacaagccccagcCCAGGCTGCCCAGCAGCTCCTGAAAAGCCCCAACCAGCCTGTGGAGAGCGACGAGAGTGTATCCAGCCTCTCTGCTGCCCTGCACTCCTGGCACTTGTCCCCAAGCTGCCCCTCAGGCCCAGCACCCCTCAAAGAGGCTGGCTGTACTCAGGGGCACACCGCTGGAGAGTCAAGCTGGGGGAGTGGCCCAGGCCTTCGGCCCACATGCATGGAAG GATCACCCCTGGGCAACTCTGCCTTATCGTCGTCATCGTCGTCCGAGCCACCGCAGATCATCATCAACCCAGCCCGACAGAAAATGGTGCAGAAGCTGGCCCTGTATGAGGATGGGGTCCTGGACAGCCTGCAGCTGCTGTCATCAAGCTCTGTCCCAG
- the Irak1 gene encoding interleukin-1 receptor-associated kinase 1 isoform X1 has translation MAGGPGPGEPAVPGAQHFLYEVPPWVMCRFYKVMDALEPADWCQFAALIVRDQTELRLCERSEQRTASVLWPWINRNARVADLVHILTHLQLLRARDIITSWHPSTPLPPPSTTVPMPSKNSETFKAEAWSPRKLHSSASTLPSPAFPGSQIHSGPELFPVPSPSTVQPPLLSPAPSSTKLIPKSTVSLLQGAHSSPFCWPLCEISQGTRNFSEELRIGEGGFGCVYQAVMRNTTYAVKRLKEESDLEWTVVKQSFLTEVKQLSRFRHPNIVDFAGYCAESGFYCLVYGFLPNGSLEDRLHFQAEACPPLSWTQRLDILLGTARAIQFLHQDSPSLIHGDIKSSNVLLDERLMPKLGDFGLARFSRFAGTNPGQSSAVARTHTVRGTLAYLPEEYIKTGRLAVDTDTFSFGVVVLETLAGQRAVRTHGARTKYLKDLIEDEAEEAGVALKSTQTTLQGGAATDTWAAPIAAQIYKKHLDPRPGPCLPQLGLALGQVACCCLHRRAKKRPPMTQVYKRLEKLQEAVAGPTWEPEAVNPSPPSPQENSYVSTTGSVQSGGIPWQPLAMPSQAPAQAAQQLLKSPNQPVESDESVSSLSAALHSWHLSPSCPSGPAPLKEAGCTQGHTAGESSWGSGPGLRPTCMEGSPLGNSALSSSSSSEPPQIIINPARQKMVQKLALYEDGVLDSLQLLSSSSVPGLDLEHENRQGPEESDEFQS, from the exons ATGGCTGGGGGGCCAGGCCCGGGGGAGCCCGCGGTTCCCGGCGCCCAGCACTTCTTGTATGAGGTTCCGCCCTGGGTCATGTGCCGATTCTACAAAGTGATGGACGCTCTGGAACCCGCTGACTGGTGCCAGTTCG CGGCCCTGATCGTACGCGACCAGACAGAGCTGCGGCTGTGCGAGCGCTCCGAGCAGCGCACCGCCAGCGTCCTGTGGCCCTGGATCAACCGCAACGCGCGCGTGGCCGACCTTGTGCACATCCTCACGCACCTGCAGCTGCTGCGCGCACGGGATATCATCACGTCTT GGCACCCTTCCACCCCTCTTCCACCCCCCAGCACCACTGTTCCGATGCCCAGCAAGAACTCTGAAACCTTTAAGGCCGAGGCCTGGAGCCCCCGGAAGTTGCATTCCTCAgcctccaccctcccctccccag CTTTTCCAGGCTCCCAGATTCATTCAGGTCCTGAGCTCTTCCCTGTTCCAAGCCCTTCTACTGTCCAGCCACCACTGCTGTCTCCAGCCCCTTCCTCTACCAAG CTAATTCCAAAGAGCACAGTGTCCCTACTGCAGGGGGCCCACTCCTCCCCATTCTGCTGGCCCCTCTGTGAGATTTCCCAGGGAACCCGCAACTTCTCTGAGGAGCTCAGGATTGGGGAGGGCGGCTTTGGGTGTGTGTACCAGGCAGTGATGAGGAATACGACTTATGCCGTGAAGAGGCTGAAAGAG GAGTCTGACCTAGAGTGGACTGTGGTGAAGCAGAGCTTCCTGACTGAGGTGAAACAGCTATCAAG GTTTCGTCACCCAAATATTGTGGACTTTGCTGGCTACTGTGCTGAGAGTGGCTTCTACTGCCTTGTCTACGGGTTCCTACCCAATGGCTCCCTAGAAGACCGTCTCCACTTCCAG GCTGAAGCCTGCCCTCCTCTCTCCTGGACTCAGCGACTAGACATCCTTCTGGGCACAGCCCGGGCCATTCAGTTTTTACATCAGGACAGCCCCAGCCTAATCCACGGAGACATCAAGAG TTCTAATGTCCTTCTGGATGAGAGACTGATGCCCAAGCTGGGAGACTTTGGCCTGGCCCGTTTCAGCCGCTTTGCAGGGACCAACCCTGGCCAGAGCAGTGCTGTGGCCCGGACACACACTGTGCGGGGCACCCTGGCTTACCTGCCTGAGGAATACATCAAGACGGGCCGGCTGGCCGTGGACACTGACACCTTCAGCTTTGGGGTG GTAGTGCTGGAGACCCTGGCTGGCCAGAGGGCTGTGAGGACACATGGAGCCAGGACCAAGTATCTG AAAGACCTGATTGAAGATGAGGCTGAAGAGGCCGGAGTGGCCCTGAAAAGCACCCAGACCACTCTCCAAGGAGGTGCAGCCACAGATACCTGGGCTGCTCCCATCGCTGCCCAGATTTATAAGAAGCACCTGGACCCCAGACCTGGGCCGTGCCTGCCCcagctgggcctggccctgggtcagGTGGCTTGCTGCTGCCTGCACCGGCGGGCCAAGAAGAGACCCCCCATGACCCAG GTGTACAAGAGGCTGGAGAAGCTGCAGGAAGCAGTGGCAGGGCCTACTTGGGAACCAGAAGCTGTCAACCCTAGCCCTCCTTCCCCACAGGAGAACTCCTATGTGTCTACCACTGGCAGTGTCCAGAGTGGGGGTATCCCATGGCAGCCCCTGGCaatgccctcacaagccccagcCCAGGCTGCCCAGCAGCTCCTGAAAAGCCCCAACCAGCCTGTGGAGAGCGACGAGAGTGTATCCAGCCTCTCTGCTGCCCTGCACTCCTGGCACTTGTCCCCAAGCTGCCCCTCAGGCCCAGCACCCCTCAAAGAGGCTGGCTGTACTCAGGGGCACACCGCTGGAGAGTCAAGCTGGGGGAGTGGCCCAGGCCTTCGGCCCACATGCATGGAAG GATCACCCCTGGGCAACTCTGCCTTATCGTCGTCATCGTCGTCCGAGCCACCGCAGATCATCATCAACCCAGCCCGACAGAAAATGGTGCAGAAGCTGGCCCTGTATGAGGATGGGGTCCTGGACAGCCTGCAGCTGCTGTCATCAAGCTCTGTCCCAG